Proteins encoded within one genomic window of Kibdelosporangium phytohabitans:
- a CDS encoding alpha/beta fold hydrolase: MPGDRHFTRDGATIAYQYSGRGRPLGYAHGVFLSRDAVRRMGLFDFDALSAGRSLFTYDQRGHGPAAARADPRLTAAHRGIRRTSGRGPR, from the coding sequence ATGCCCGGCGACCGCCACTTCACCCGTGACGGCGCCACAATCGCCTACCAGTACTCCGGCCGTGGACGGCCGCTCGGCTACGCCCACGGCGTGTTCCTCAGCCGGGACGCGGTGCGGCGGATGGGATTGTTCGATTTCGACGCACTGTCAGCCGGGCGTTCCCTGTTCACGTACGACCAGCGCGGCCACGGCCCGGCGGCTGCACGAGCTGATCCCCGGCTCACGGCTGCACATCGCGGCATCCGTCGGACGTCCGGCCGTGGACCCCGATGA
- a CDS encoding MerR family transcriptional regulator translates to MRIGELAGLTGLSTRAIRHYHHRGLLPEPERRPNGYREYGLRDVVALARIRRLTELGLSLDEVRDALADGHGHDLREMLAALDDDLARQEAAIRARRARLATMLDQADLRDDTTISPELAGLLAELPTTTGPIGALERELFTLLDMAPGSEQVVATLRAHVTDPATIARGQDLARQLEDLADAAVDDPRIAPLAATVAESIPAGLVTSEVDLGHPFSTAVLEALTPAQAEVFRQAMRQVRA, encoded by the coding sequence ATGCGTATCGGGGAACTCGCCGGCCTGACCGGGCTGTCGACACGGGCCATCCGCCACTACCACCACCGCGGTCTGCTGCCCGAACCCGAACGGCGCCCCAACGGCTACCGCGAGTACGGCCTGCGCGACGTCGTCGCGCTGGCCCGGATCCGCAGGCTGACCGAGCTGGGCCTGAGCCTGGACGAGGTGCGCGACGCGCTGGCCGACGGGCACGGCCACGACCTGCGGGAGATGCTCGCCGCACTGGACGACGACCTGGCACGCCAGGAAGCGGCCATCCGCGCCCGCCGGGCCCGGCTCGCGACCATGCTCGACCAGGCCGACCTGCGCGACGACACCACGATCTCACCCGAGCTGGCCGGACTGCTCGCCGAACTGCCCACCACGACCGGCCCGATCGGCGCGCTGGAGCGAGAGCTGTTCACGCTGCTGGACATGGCGCCGGGCAGCGAACAGGTCGTCGCCACGCTGCGCGCTCACGTGACCGATCCGGCGACGATCGCCCGCGGCCAGGACCTGGCGCGGCAGCTGGAAGACCTGGCGGACGCAGCCGTCGACGACCCGCGCATCGCCCCCCTCGCGGCCACGGTCGCCGAGAGCATCCCGGCCGGGCTCGTCACGTCGGAAGTGGATCTCGGCCACCCGTTCAGCACGGCCGTGCTGGAGGCGCTGACGCCCGCGCAGGCCGAGGTGTTCCGCCAGGCGATGCGGCAGGTGCGGGCGTGA
- a CDS encoding DinB family protein produces MEHCPECGFTYDLDESPAAAEAIRAGADDFAVVLRSAADVRRRPGDGVWSPLEYSSHVRDVLLSQRERVLLAQRVDTPDCVPMGVDDRVEREGYNEQEPEAVARQITDAALLLATVLDRLDDAGWQRRLIYNYPASAERSVRWVAMHALHEVRHHLMDVRRQLA; encoded by the coding sequence ATGGAGCACTGCCCGGAGTGTGGCTTCACCTACGACCTGGATGAATCTCCAGCGGCGGCCGAGGCGATCCGCGCGGGTGCCGACGACTTCGCGGTGGTCCTGCGAAGCGCGGCGGACGTGCGCCGCAGGCCGGGCGACGGTGTCTGGTCGCCGCTGGAGTACTCGAGTCACGTCCGTGATGTCCTGCTGTCGCAGCGGGAACGTGTGTTGCTCGCGCAGCGGGTGGACACGCCGGACTGCGTGCCGATGGGCGTGGATGACCGGGTCGAGCGGGAAGGCTACAACGAGCAGGAGCCCGAAGCCGTCGCCCGGCAGATCACCGATGCGGCGTTGCTTCTCGCCACGGTTCTCGATCGCCTCGACGACGCCGGGTGGCAGCGCAGGCTGATCTACAACTACCCGGCGTCAGCCGAGCGGTCGGTGCGGTGGGTGGCCATGCACGCCTTGCATGAGGTCCGCCACCACCTGATGGACGTCCGTCGCCAGCTCGCGTGA